In Candidatus Binataceae bacterium, one genomic interval encodes:
- the lpdA gene encoding dihydrolipoyl dehydrogenase, whose product MANSRYDLVVIGSGPGGYVAAIRASQLKMNVAVVERDRPGGVCLNWGCIPSKALLSSAEAMETIRGASREHGIEVGEIRFDFKKVIARSRAAAEKLSRGVRFLFKKNKIDLYEANAEVIGPNTVALQALDGKPALDVKRLEAERILLAAGSGERLFPGMQIGDGVMTSKEALVRDSLPASIAIIGAGAIGLEFGYFYQAFGTKVTIIELENQMLPGFDAEIAEELRRAFVKREVIVLLGHGYKSMARDGDMWSVTVDGAGAEKSVQAEAVLVAVGRAPLSAKLGLEKVGVELERGGFIKIDDSFRTTCPSIYAIGDVGRPPLLAHKASGEGVAAVEIMAGVRQPGFDLLSIAGCIYCEPEVATVGLSEADAKARGIEVKVGKIPFRAMGKAVAIGHPDGFVKLVVSKEYSEVIGCQIIGNHATDLISEVVLGKTLEATTAEFGHTVHPHPTMSEAIMEAALAAEGEAINY is encoded by the coding sequence TTGGCAAACTCCCGCTACGACCTGGTGGTAATCGGCTCCGGACCCGGCGGCTACGTTGCCGCGATTCGCGCCAGCCAATTGAAAATGAACGTCGCGGTAGTGGAGCGCGACCGCCCGGGCGGCGTGTGTCTTAACTGGGGCTGCATCCCCTCGAAGGCTTTGCTGAGTTCCGCCGAGGCGATGGAGACCATTCGGGGCGCGAGCCGGGAGCATGGAATTGAAGTCGGCGAAATTCGTTTTGATTTCAAGAAAGTGATCGCACGCTCGCGAGCCGCGGCCGAGAAGCTCTCGCGCGGCGTCCGTTTTCTGTTCAAAAAGAATAAAATCGATTTGTATGAAGCCAATGCAGAGGTCATCGGACCGAACACGGTGGCGCTGCAGGCACTGGACGGCAAGCCGGCTCTCGACGTTAAGCGGCTCGAGGCCGAGCGCATCCTGCTCGCGGCGGGCTCCGGCGAACGATTGTTCCCGGGCATGCAGATCGGCGACGGCGTGATGACCAGCAAGGAAGCGCTGGTGCGTGATTCGCTGCCAGCCAGCATCGCCATCATCGGCGCCGGCGCAATCGGGCTCGAGTTTGGCTACTTTTACCAGGCGTTTGGCACCAAGGTGACGATCATCGAGCTCGAAAATCAGATGCTGCCCGGCTTTGATGCGGAAATCGCCGAGGAGCTGCGCCGCGCGTTCGTCAAGCGCGAAGTTATCGTGCTGCTCGGTCACGGCTACAAGTCGATGGCGCGCGACGGCGATATGTGGAGCGTCACGGTTGATGGCGCGGGCGCGGAGAAGTCCGTCCAGGCTGAGGCCGTGCTGGTGGCGGTGGGACGCGCGCCGCTGAGCGCAAAGCTTGGACTGGAGAAGGTCGGCGTGGAGTTGGAGCGGGGAGGATTCATCAAGATCGATGACTCATTCCGTACCACCTGCCCGAGCATCTATGCGATCGGGGATGTTGGGCGGCCTCCCCTGCTCGCGCACAAGGCTTCAGGTGAGGGAGTCGCCGCGGTTGAGATCATGGCGGGAGTCCGTCAGCCCGGGTTCGATTTGCTCTCGATCGCGGGCTGCATCTACTGCGAGCCCGAAGTCGCCACGGTCGGGCTTAGCGAGGCGGATGCGAAGGCGCGCGGGATCGAGGTAAAGGTCGGCAAGATTCCGTTCCGGGCCATGGGAAAGGCGGTCGCGATCGGTCACCCCGACGGGTTTGTCAAGCTGGTGGTCTCCAAAGAGTACAGCGAAGTGATCGGATGCCAGATAATCGGCAACCACGCGACCGATCTGATTTCGGAGGTGGTGCTCGGCAAAACCCTGGAAGCGACCACCGCCGAATTCGGGCATACCGTACATCCACATCCGACGATGTCGGAAGCCATTATGGAAGCAGCGCTGGCCGCAGAGGGTGAGGCAATAAATTACTAA
- a CDS encoding MlaE family lipid ABC transporter permease subunit, whose protein sequence is MSIVELVERLGAFILDGIVALGNFVLFLFRSVLYTLLPPYKPRLALRQVRIIGAESLMLIVLIATFTGMVLGLQGYHTLHLFGAEDSLGTLVGLALVRELGPVLAALMIAARAGSAMAAELGSMQASEQIDALTVMAINPLQYLVSPRMIAGVVSFPILTVTFNVIGIWAGYLVGCRLLGASGGAYFNNLAANMTRHDIALTLYKALVFGVVVMSVCCYKGYHAKRMATGVSRATTEAVVLSSVLVLAWDYFMGSILL, encoded by the coding sequence ATGTCGATAGTCGAATTAGTCGAGCGCCTGGGCGCGTTTATTCTCGATGGTATCGTCGCGCTGGGAAACTTCGTCCTGTTTCTGTTTCGATCCGTCCTCTACACGCTGCTGCCGCCGTACAAGCCGCGGTTGGCCTTGCGTCAGGTCAGGATTATCGGCGCCGAGTCACTCATGCTGATAGTGCTTATCGCAACCTTCACCGGAATGGTGCTCGGGCTGCAGGGCTATCACACCCTCCATCTGTTTGGCGCAGAAGACTCGCTCGGGACGCTGGTGGGGCTCGCGCTGGTGCGTGAGTTGGGGCCGGTTCTCGCCGCCTTGATGATCGCCGCGCGCGCAGGCTCAGCGATGGCGGCGGAACTCGGTTCGATGCAGGCGAGCGAGCAGATCGACGCGCTCACGGTGATGGCGATAAATCCGCTCCAATACCTGGTATCGCCTCGCATGATCGCGGGGGTTGTGAGTTTCCCAATTCTCACGGTCACCTTTAACGTCATAGGGATCTGGGCCGGGTACCTGGTCGGGTGCCGCCTCCTCGGCGCGTCGGGTGGGGCGTACTTCAACAATCTCGCCGCCAATATGACTCGCCACGACATCGCATTAACTCTCTATAAGGCGCTGGTATTTGGCGTAGTGGTAATGTCGGTATGTTGTTACAAAGGCTATCACGCAAAGCGGATGGCCACCGGCGTCAGTCGCGCCACCACCGAGGCGGTTGTCCTATCCAGCGTGCTGGTGCTGGCGTGGGACTATTTCATGGGCTCGATTCTCTTGTAG
- a CDS encoding VacJ family lipoprotein gives MSTKAFIRKQGNRIGSRFVSRAIAAVSLLVALSFVATASAQDIAPLSNNPVSQGAVQGAENLPPGESQAVYSDPLAPFNETMFSVNLKLDDWVLRPVAKGYSFIAPEPVREHVSKFFDNVNVIPRFTNSLFQLHFPQAGTEVARFGINSTLGLAGFFDPAGTWFGLQERPNDFGLTLRYYGVPAGPYLMLPFLGPSTVTDTAGKAADAFMNPLTYLTYMTNVSWWVPFSASAGWRLGEAVNYRSQHMDQFEEADRYAVDLYGAVQDFYLQTRQHQVQELRSRN, from the coding sequence ATGAGCACGAAAGCGTTTATCAGAAAACAGGGGAATCGAATCGGCAGCCGATTCGTATCTCGCGCCATCGCGGCGGTTTCATTGCTCGTCGCGTTATCCTTTGTCGCGACGGCTTCGGCGCAGGACATCGCGCCGCTGAGCAACAACCCCGTCAGCCAAGGCGCCGTTCAGGGGGCCGAGAATCTGCCCCCGGGCGAGAGCCAGGCGGTGTATAGCGACCCGTTGGCGCCCTTCAACGAGACGATGTTTAGCGTCAACCTGAAGCTTGATGACTGGGTTTTGCGGCCGGTTGCAAAGGGGTACTCCTTCATCGCGCCCGAGCCGGTGCGCGAGCACGTCAGCAAGTTCTTCGATAACGTCAACGTAATCCCTCGCTTCACCAACAGTCTGTTTCAATTGCATTTTCCACAGGCCGGTACCGAGGTTGCGCGTTTTGGCATCAACAGCACCCTGGGCCTGGCTGGATTTTTTGATCCCGCGGGGACGTGGTTTGGGCTTCAGGAGCGTCCGAACGATTTCGGCCTGACCCTTCGCTACTACGGGGTTCCTGCGGGGCCTTATCTGATGCTGCCCTTCCTTGGCCCTTCGACGGTGACCGACACGGCAGGAAAAGCCGCCGACGCGTTCATGAACCCGCTGACCTACCTCACCTATATGACCAATGTGTCCTGGTGGGTGCCATTTTCCGCGAGCGCTGGATGGCGTCTGGGCGAAGCGGTGAACTACCGCTCGCAGCACATGGATCAGTTCGAAGAAGCCGACCGTTATGCAGTCGATCTCTACGGAGCGGTACAGGATTTCTACCTGCAGACTCGCCAACACCAGGTTCAGGAACTGAGGTCCAGGAACTGA
- the lipA gene encoding lipoyl synthase, translating into MVERKHPDWIKVRAPVSPEYFRTRAILGELKLHSVCQEACCPNIGECFSHHTATFMLMGDVCTRNCPYCAVAHGKVRPLDPDEPRRIAEAVARLGLQHVVVTSVDRDDLPDGGAAHFAATTRAIKQALPATRVEVLVPDFQGSFASVETVVASPVDIYNHNVETVPSLYRKARPGGQYRRSLEVLWHAKDRARSLKRNLLTKTGVMLGLGERRDELLEVMRDLREIECDILTLGQYLRPSKEHLPVERYVTPQEFSDLKRTGMELGFRHVESGPLVRSSYHAWEHVN; encoded by the coding sequence ATGGTTGAGCGGAAACATCCCGACTGGATCAAAGTTCGCGCGCCCGTCTCGCCCGAGTATTTCCGTACCCGCGCCATCCTCGGCGAACTGAAACTGCACAGCGTCTGCCAGGAGGCATGCTGTCCGAATATCGGTGAATGTTTCTCGCATCACACCGCCACCTTCATGCTCATGGGCGATGTCTGCACGCGCAATTGCCCCTACTGTGCCGTAGCCCATGGCAAAGTCCGCCCGCTCGATCCGGATGAGCCGCGGCGCATCGCCGAGGCGGTCGCTCGACTTGGTCTCCAACACGTTGTCGTGACCTCGGTGGATCGCGATGATCTGCCGGATGGTGGAGCGGCGCATTTCGCAGCAACCACGCGCGCAATCAAACAGGCGCTGCCCGCAACCCGGGTCGAGGTTCTGGTGCCAGATTTCCAAGGATCGTTCGCCAGCGTCGAAACGGTCGTGGCCTCTCCGGTCGACATTTACAACCATAACGTGGAGACGGTGCCGAGCCTGTATCGCAAAGCACGGCCGGGCGGGCAGTACCGCCGTTCTCTCGAGGTTCTATGGCACGCAAAAGATCGCGCGCGATCGCTTAAACGAAACCTCCTCACCAAGACCGGAGTTATGCTCGGCCTGGGCGAGCGACGCGACGAACTGCTCGAGGTGATGCGCGACTTGCGTGAAATCGAGTGCGACATACTGACCCTAGGCCAATATCTCCGCCCCTCCAAGGAACACCTTCCCGTCGAACGTTACGTCACTCCGCAGGAATTCTCCGATCTGAAGCGGACCGGTATGGAACTCGGTTTCCGCCACGTGGAGTCGGGTCCCCTGGTGCGCAGCTCTTACCACGCCTGGGAACACGTTAACTGA
- the lipB gene encoding lipoyl(octanoyl) transferase LipB: MGEQLAIVDLGNVEYQRAHALQQALVGARLHEQISDTLLVLEHPHVYTLGRGADEKFILAPRAKVPVIRVSRGGQVTYHGPGQVVAYPILKLEGPARDVGRYLRQLEQVMIDALAQHGVCAERRDRLTGVWIGARKIASIGVGIRRWVTYHGLALNLSTDLSYFDSIVPCGIEGCRMTSLARLGREDIGMAEFTYSLCENFRKVLGYAQLTYPNGETIWSWSDQRPNSAEPPANEASG; this comes from the coding sequence ATGGGAGAGCAACTCGCGATAGTCGACTTGGGAAATGTCGAATACCAGCGCGCGCACGCCCTCCAGCAAGCGCTGGTCGGGGCGCGGCTGCACGAGCAGATATCCGACACCCTCCTGGTCCTCGAACACCCGCACGTCTACACGCTCGGCCGCGGCGCTGACGAGAAGTTCATCCTGGCCCCGCGTGCCAAGGTGCCTGTCATCCGGGTCTCGCGCGGGGGGCAAGTCACCTATCACGGACCCGGGCAAGTAGTCGCCTATCCGATCCTGAAACTCGAAGGGCCGGCGCGTGACGTGGGCCGCTATCTGCGCCAATTGGAGCAGGTCATGATCGACGCGCTCGCACAGCATGGCGTTTGCGCGGAGCGCCGCGACCGGCTCACCGGAGTCTGGATCGGAGCCCGCAAGATCGCGTCGATTGGAGTGGGTATTCGCCGCTGGGTCACGTATCACGGGCTCGCACTCAACCTAAGCACGGATTTGTCTTATTTCGATTCGATCGTCCCGTGCGGAATCGAGGGATGTCGAATGACTTCGCTGGCACGACTGGGGCGCGAGGATATCGGCATGGCCGAATTCACCTACAGTCTGTGCGAGAATTTTCGCAAGGTTCTTGGCTACGCCCAGCTGACTTACCCGAACGGTGAGACAATCTGGAGCTGGTCGGACCAGCGACCGAATAGCGCCGAACCTCCCGCAAATGAAGCCTCCGGCTAG
- a CDS encoding tetratricopeptide repeat protein, translating to MNRVASAAARKPFYIRGTPMPTIGRISSLLVPAVVLAFATTSVSGCHRESVEDYLAAGDSAMQANKLADAEHQYSEAAKAAPNDPRVHVALGNLYTFEHKPQPAQVEDMKVIDLDPRNPAAHVALGNLYLDQQETRQAEEQYRAAIALDPSHANYYLQLGEVLSREGRSADAEAQYRTAIGLDPKSAQAHLALANFLNSQPGRQAEGDAELSTARILDPKLAASAPPAAGSTEEGAPAGAAASGSTKIKPLNKVFLLTKNSPVYESPDTTSNVVGQVHKKKYVHVVGLAGSYLQIKLRNGTVGFVPETAAE from the coding sequence ATGAACCGGGTTGCGTCAGCCGCGGCCCGCAAACCCTTCTACATCCGGGGGACCCCAATGCCCACAATCGGCCGAATCTCATCGCTGCTTGTCCCTGCCGTGGTGCTGGCATTTGCAACGACCTCGGTGAGCGGATGTCACCGGGAATCGGTTGAGGATTACCTCGCCGCCGGCGACTCCGCAATGCAGGCAAACAAGCTGGCCGACGCCGAACATCAGTACTCGGAAGCGGCGAAAGCCGCGCCCAACGATCCGAGAGTCCATGTCGCGCTCGGCAACCTCTACACCTTCGAGCACAAACCACAGCCGGCGCAAGTGGAAGACATGAAGGTTATCGATCTCGACCCGCGCAACCCGGCAGCACACGTCGCGCTCGGTAATCTGTATCTCGATCAGCAGGAGACACGGCAAGCCGAGGAACAATATCGCGCGGCGATCGCGCTCGATCCCTCCCACGCCAACTACTACCTGCAACTCGGTGAGGTGCTGAGCCGCGAAGGCCGGAGCGCCGATGCAGAAGCGCAGTACCGCACCGCAATCGGACTCGATCCCAAGAGCGCACAGGCGCATCTGGCGCTCGCGAACTTTCTAAACAGCCAACCCGGGCGCCAGGCAGAGGGTGATGCCGAACTCTCCACGGCACGAATTCTCGACCCCAAGCTCGCCGCCTCCGCACCGCCCGCCGCTGGCTCAACCGAGGAGGGGGCGCCCGCGGGAGCGGCGGCCTCAGGCTCGACAAAGATTAAGCCGCTCAACAAGGTTTTCCTGCTCACCAAGAACTCGCCGGTCTACGAAAGCCCCGATACCACCAGCAACGTGGTCGGACAGGTCCATAAGAAGAAGTACGTGCATGTGGTCGGATTGGCCGGGAGCTATCTGCAAATCAAATTGCGCAACGGTACCGTGGGCTTTGTGCCCGAGACCGCCGCCGAGTAA
- a CDS encoding ABC transporter ATP-binding protein, with the protein MSFESNGTTTGNAIEVRGLKRRFDRQQVLDGVDLTVPTGTITTIVGPSGCGKTVFLKHLNLLLRPDSGSITIDGIEITKLGNRGLNAVREKFGMLFQAGALFDSMSVFDNVSFPLVEKTDLAREEINRRVQQTLAAVGLEGMEDKFPSELSGGMQKRAALARALVTQPKILMLDEPTTGLDPTRTGSIHRLVRKTQQDFGLTAIVVSHDVPEVFSISDRVAFMHRGKMKLVGTVDELTASGDEDFKQFLAGRAAGDDLENNQVSS; encoded by the coding sequence ATGAGTTTCGAGAGCAACGGCACGACCACCGGGAATGCAATCGAGGTCCGCGGACTCAAGCGCCGCTTCGACCGCCAGCAGGTGCTCGATGGTGTGGATCTGACGGTTCCGACCGGGACCATTACGACCATCGTAGGTCCGAGCGGATGCGGCAAAACGGTGTTCCTGAAGCACTTGAACCTGTTGCTGCGTCCCGACTCGGGCTCGATAACCATAGACGGCATCGAGATCACGAAGCTGGGCAACCGAGGCTTGAATGCGGTTCGCGAGAAGTTTGGGATGTTATTTCAGGCCGGAGCGCTGTTTGATTCGATGAGCGTATTTGACAACGTATCGTTCCCGCTCGTCGAGAAGACCGATCTTGCGCGCGAAGAGATTAATCGCCGAGTGCAGCAGACCCTGGCTGCGGTCGGTCTAGAGGGAATGGAAGACAAGTTCCCGTCCGAGCTCAGCGGCGGCATGCAGAAGCGCGCGGCCCTGGCGCGGGCGCTCGTGACCCAGCCGAAAATCCTGATGCTCGATGAACCGACCACGGGGCTCGATCCCACTCGCACCGGGTCGATTCACCGGCTGGTGCGCAAAACGCAGCAGGATTTCGGCCTGACCGCGATAGTGGTGAGCCACGATGTGCCGGAAGTCTTCTCGATCTCGGATCGCGTTGCGTTCATGCATCGCGGAAAGATGAAGTTGGTGGGTACGGTTGACGAGCTCACGGCTTCAGGCGACGAGGATTTCAAACAGTTTTTGGCGGGCAGGGCCGCGGGTGATGATTTGGAGAACAATCAGGTGAGTTCCTGA
- the cofC gene encoding 2-phospho-L-lactate guanylyltransferase translates to MRAILIAAKELAFAKNRLASVLPPAERKILAEAMFRDVLAAALSARNADCVAVVTSDCGLLSLAREGGALAIDEQTPRGLNVAVALATERLVAKGAATVCTVLSDIPAITGGDINEVFDAMPAGGGAVLVPSRDFSGTNVIARSPADVVPTQFGRLSLVRHLDNCQSRNLACRVLRLARPALDLDLPQDLYEFVRASSTTHTLNQLVRLGIAQH, encoded by the coding sequence GTGCGCGCAATTTTGATCGCCGCGAAGGAGCTCGCGTTTGCCAAGAATCGGCTGGCTTCGGTGCTGCCGCCGGCCGAGCGAAAGATACTGGCAGAGGCGATGTTTCGTGACGTGCTCGCGGCCGCGCTTTCCGCGCGCAACGCGGACTGCGTGGCGGTGGTCACCTCGGACTGCGGGTTGCTGAGCCTCGCGCGCGAGGGCGGTGCATTGGCGATCGATGAGCAGACTCCGCGCGGACTGAATGTGGCGGTGGCACTCGCTACCGAACGACTGGTGGCAAAGGGCGCCGCCACCGTGTGCACCGTTCTTTCCGACATTCCGGCGATCACCGGCGGCGATATCAACGAGGTCTTCGACGCCATGCCCGCGGGCGGTGGCGCCGTACTGGTACCCTCGCGAGATTTTAGCGGTACCAATGTGATCGCGCGCTCTCCCGCCGATGTCGTACCGACCCAATTCGGCAGATTGAGCCTGGTACGTCATCTCGATAACTGCCAGAGCCGAAACCTCGCCTGCCGAGTGTTGCGGCTGGCGCGTCCGGCGCTCGATCTTGATCTGCCGCAGGACCTCTACGAATTCGTGCGTGCATCGTCCACCACTCACACGTTGAACCAGCTGGTTCGCCTCGGGATCGCACAGCACTGA
- a CDS encoding outer membrane lipid asymmetry maintenance protein MlaD — translation MYASRATQFIVGLFALLGIVALAILSFRLGQISILPTPSYRLYANFDNISGLKDGDEVDIAGVQIGKVLSEILVGNQARVTMQINHGVKIDDEAIASIRSTGIIGGKYISIQLGPSEKILADGGRIIQTESSFVLENAIGQMINNLGTKPDDQNHNGASGGNQESQQSPPNNPPKK, via the coding sequence ATGTACGCAAGTCGCGCGACACAATTTATCGTTGGTCTTTTCGCCCTGCTGGGCATCGTGGCGCTGGCAATTCTCTCGTTTAGGCTCGGACAGATTTCGATCCTGCCAACGCCGAGCTACCGGCTATATGCAAACTTCGACAATATCAGCGGTCTGAAGGACGGCGACGAGGTGGATATCGCGGGGGTCCAAATCGGCAAGGTTCTCAGCGAAATCTTGGTCGGCAATCAGGCGCGCGTCACGATGCAGATAAACCATGGCGTGAAAATCGACGACGAGGCGATCGCTTCGATACGAAGCACCGGCATCATCGGTGGCAAATACATATCGATCCAGCTCGGGCCAAGTGAAAAAATCCTAGCTGACGGAGGCCGAATCATACAGACCGAATCCTCGTTCGTTCTTGAGAACGCGATCGGCCAGATGATCAACAACCTCGGCACGAAGCCCGACGACCAAAACCACAACGGCGCGAGTGGCGGGAACCAGGAAAGTCAGCAATCCCCACCGAACAATCCGCCCAAGAAGTGA
- a CDS encoding ABC transporter substrate-binding protein, producing the protein MRSSKALLKGSRFKRLAALTLGTILLVSGASRLAAAADDPMTVVKTTVGQALEVLRDKQTPTATRQQKLRDIVSATFDFRTMSKSAMGYYWKQITPDQQQEFQKVFVTFIENSYLAKINEFTSGDVKYLSAQNDGTQYSMVKTNVLMPGKSPIDLEFRLLNKEGRWQIYDVTVDAVSIIANYRNQFNRIMATKGYSTLIGDLKSKEASLAASMGT; encoded by the coding sequence ATGCGAAGTTCAAAAGCTCTTCTCAAAGGCAGTAGGTTCAAGCGCCTTGCCGCGCTCACACTAGGCACAATTCTGCTGGTCTCGGGCGCCAGCCGGCTGGCAGCGGCCGCGGATGACCCCATGACGGTGGTAAAGACGACCGTTGGCCAGGCGCTGGAGGTCTTGCGCGATAAGCAGACTCCCACCGCGACGCGCCAGCAGAAATTGCGCGATATCGTGTCTGCGACCTTCGATTTCAGGACCATGTCGAAATCGGCAATGGGGTACTACTGGAAGCAGATTACCCCCGACCAGCAGCAGGAATTCCAGAAGGTGTTCGTCACCTTTATCGAGAATTCCTATCTCGCTAAAATCAACGAATTCACCAGCGGCGACGTCAAGTACCTGAGTGCGCAGAACGACGGCACGCAATACTCAATGGTCAAGACCAACGTGCTGATGCCGGGGAAGAGTCCGATTGATCTCGAATTCCGGCTACTTAACAAGGAGGGTCGCTGGCAGATTTACGATGTAACCGTCGATGCGGTCAGTATCATCGCGAACTATCGCAATCAGTTTAACCGGATCATGGCGACCAAGGGTTACAGCACGCTCATTGGCGATCTTAAGAGCAAAGAGGCCTCGTTGGCAGCGTCGATGGGAACCTGA
- a CDS encoding dienelactone hydrolase family protein, whose translation MANEGILEREVDFPGKACTLSAYTAEPQDGPPALPAVIVVQEWWGLNDHIRDVARRFAREGYVAVAPDLYSRQGHKVANDPNTAAQLMGGLKQADGIEDLKTTVAWIRDQKRTRSSKMGIIGFCMGGSYALLLPCESKELSAAAPFYGEIPPDNKIRELSCPVFYAYDTNDGWINRSDVDRLQKALREFGKQGTVKLYPGCSHGFFNDTRPDVYNAEAARDAWHQVLQLFSANLKG comes from the coding sequence ATGGCCAACGAGGGGATTCTGGAACGCGAAGTCGATTTTCCGGGTAAGGCCTGTACGCTCAGCGCGTATACCGCGGAACCGCAGGATGGTCCGCCTGCCCTGCCCGCGGTCATCGTCGTGCAGGAATGGTGGGGACTGAACGATCATATACGCGACGTTGCGCGGCGCTTCGCGCGCGAAGGATACGTCGCCGTGGCGCCGGATCTCTATTCTCGCCAGGGCCACAAGGTCGCCAACGACCCCAATACCGCCGCTCAGCTGATGGGTGGTCTGAAGCAAGCCGACGGAATCGAGGATCTCAAGACCACCGTCGCATGGATCCGTGATCAGAAACGGACGCGATCCTCCAAGATGGGCATCATTGGCTTCTGCATGGGCGGGAGCTATGCGCTTCTGTTACCCTGCGAATCGAAGGAACTCTCGGCCGCGGCTCCCTTCTATGGAGAGATACCGCCCGACAACAAGATCCGCGAGCTGTCCTGTCCGGTTTTTTATGCGTACGACACCAACGATGGATGGATTAATCGTTCGGATGTCGATCGGTTGCAAAAGGCCCTGCGGGAATTTGGCAAGCAGGGCACGGTGAAGCTCTACCCGGGATGCTCTCACGGATTTTTCAACGACACCCGTCCCGACGTCTACAACGCAGAAGCCGCTCGCGATGCATGGCATCAGGTCCTGCAATTGTTCAGTGCGAATTTGAAGGGTTGA